Proteins encoded together in one Telopea speciosissima isolate NSW1024214 ecotype Mountain lineage chromosome 6, Tspe_v1, whole genome shotgun sequence window:
- the LOC122665555 gene encoding uncharacterized protein LOC122665555, whose amino-acid sequence MSSSTLGDWSSNCSVTSNEEQKRDESLKKWTIPKVLTKDAYKQDLVSFAETINTVEQTVDYSPNMQEIYLLNPKNLEQLKKKYNYIHIGLIQVAIKPLHREGLNTSILLALRDTRFLKFDDSLIGAIETSMCYGPVHFNCYPDISLPLKDENILDALKINLKSHGYNMKPESIPIAVVHRIQYKAMKKISCPRALRKFKKG is encoded by the coding sequence ATGTCTTCAAGTACCTTAGGGGATTGGAGCTCTAACTGTAGCGTAACAAGTAATGAGGAACAAAAGAGAGACGAAAGTCTCAAAAAATGGACCATCCCAAAAGTCCTGACCAAAGATGCCTACAAACAAGACCTTGTCAGCTTCGCTGAAACCATCAACACCGTCGAGCAAACTGTAGATTACAGTCCAAATATGCAGGAAATCTACCTGCTCAACCCTAAAAATCTCGAACAacttaagaaaaaatataattacatCCATATAGGACTCATCCAAGTAGCAATCAAACCCCTTCATAGGGAAGGACTTAACACATCAATCCTCTTAGCCTTAAGAGACACAAGATTCCTCAAGTTTGACGACTCCCTCATCGGAGCCATAGAGACCAGCATGTGTTATGGACCAGTCCATTTCAATTGCTACCCAGATATAAGTTTGCCTTTAAAAGATGAGAACATCTTGGATGCTCTCAAGATCAACCTCAAATCCCATGGCTACAATATGAAGCCTGAATCTATACCAATAGCTGTTGTCCATAGGATCCAGTACAAAGCCATGAAGAAAATCTCCTGTCCAAGAGCCTTAAGAAAATTTAAGAAGGGCTAG
- the LOC122665556 gene encoding putative adenylate cyclase regulatory protein: MEIHGTDRLENLEILVISGYESLQGLPDLSNLKKLKDLKIKGCKNLTEIHGVDRLEFLKKLNIYGCESLERLPDLSYLRKLRHLKIGCKNLTEIHGDEGLELLEKLKIIGCDSLELPDLSNLRKLNDLMIEGCKNLTKIHGVLGLEFLKYFKIIGWESLERLLDLSNLRKLYSLKIEGCKNLTKIHGVLGLEFLKYFKIIGCESLERLLDLSNLRKLYSLKIEGCKNLTKIHGVLGLEFLKYFKIIGCESLERLLDLSNLRKLYSLKIEGCKNLIKIHGVDGLEFLENFKIIGSETLERLLDL; encoded by the coding sequence ATGGAGATTCATGGTACCGACAGATTGGAAAACTTAGAGATTTTGGTTATTAGTGGCTACGAGTCATTGCAAGGATTACCGGATCtgtcaaacttaaaaaaattgaaggatcTAAAGATTAAAGGCTGCAAGAATCTAACAGAGATTCATGGTGTTGACCGATTGGAATTCTTAAAGAAATTGAATATTTATGGGTGCGAGTCCTTGGAAAGATTACCGGATCTGTCATACCTAAGAAAGTTGAGGCATCTAAAGATTGGCTGCAAGAATCTAACAGAGATTCATGGTGATGAGGGATTGGAGTTGTTAGAGAAATTGAAGATTATTGGGTGCGACTCCTTGGAATTGCCAGATCTGTCAAACTTAAGAAAGTTGAATGATCTAATGATTGAAGGCTGCAAGAATCTAACCAAGATTCATGGTGTTTTAGGATTGGAATTCTTAAAGTATTTCAAGATTATTGGGTGGGAGTCCTTGGAAAGATTGCTGGATCTGTCAAACTTAAGAAAGTTGTATTCTCTAAAGATTGAAGGCTGCAAGAATCTAACCAAGATTCATGGTGTTTTAGGATTGGAATTCTTAAAGTATTTCAAGATTATTGGGTGCGAGTCCTTGGAAAGATTGCTGGATCTGTCAAACTTAAGAAAGTTGTATTCTCTAAAGATTGAAGGCTGCAAGAATCTAACCAAGATTCATGGTGTTTTAGGATTGGAATTCTTAAAGTATTTCAAGATTATTGGGTGCGAGTCCTTGGAAAGATTGCTGGATCTGTCAAACTTAAGAAAGTTGTATTCTCTAAAGATTGAAGGCTGCAAGAATCTAATCAAGATTCATGGCGTTGACGGATTGGAATTCTTAGAGAATTTCAAAATTATTGGGTCCGAGACCTTGGAAAGATTACTGGATCTGTGA